From Ramlibacter tataouinensis, the proteins below share one genomic window:
- a CDS encoding cytochrome ubiquinol oxidase subunit I: MSTSLSMDALFLARLQFAFTISFHIVFPALTIGLASYLAVLEALWLRTHRRVFLDLFHFWEKVFAVAFGMGVVSGLVMAYQFGTNWSGFSTFAGGVTGPLLTYEVLTAFFLEAGFLGVMLFGMQRVGPGLHFVATVMVAMGTLISATWILASNSWMQTPQGHAIIDGRIVPVDWLQVIFNPSFPYRLVHMVLAAYLATALLVVASAAWHLLRGRDHEGIRTMLAMGIGMLVLVAPLQAFVGDLHGLNTAQHQPAKLAALEGHWENRPGEAVPLILFGLPDMEAEQTRYAVEIPNLGSVLLTHSWDGQFPGLKEFPKADRPNSLVVFWSFRLMVGLGFLMIFMAAWGAWLFRGRRIYQARRYLRFALAMGPAGVVAMLAGWVTTEVGRQPWVVYGVMRTADAVSAHSAAQVGFTLTVFIVVYAFVFGAGTVYLLRIIARGPEVQESEPQGGAGRMRQPMRPLSGAPDRFDEPAAGAQEGVPHGH, from the coding sequence ATGTCGACCTCGCTGTCCATGGATGCCCTTTTCCTGGCACGGCTGCAGTTCGCTTTCACTATCTCCTTCCACATCGTCTTTCCCGCGCTGACGATCGGCCTCGCGAGCTACCTCGCGGTGCTGGAAGCCCTTTGGCTGCGCACCCACCGGCGCGTGTTCCTCGACCTGTTCCATTTCTGGGAGAAGGTGTTCGCGGTGGCTTTCGGCATGGGCGTGGTGTCCGGGCTGGTGATGGCCTACCAGTTCGGCACCAACTGGTCCGGCTTCTCCACCTTCGCCGGCGGCGTGACCGGGCCGCTGCTCACCTACGAAGTGCTCACGGCCTTCTTCCTCGAAGCGGGCTTCCTCGGCGTGATGCTGTTCGGGATGCAGCGGGTCGGGCCCGGGCTGCATTTCGTCGCCACCGTCATGGTCGCCATGGGCACGCTGATTTCCGCCACCTGGATCCTGGCCTCCAACAGCTGGATGCAGACGCCCCAGGGGCACGCGATCATCGACGGCCGCATCGTCCCCGTCGACTGGCTGCAGGTCATCTTCAACCCCTCGTTCCCCTACCGGCTGGTGCACATGGTGCTGGCCGCGTACCTCGCGACGGCGCTGCTGGTGGTCGCGAGCGCGGCCTGGCACCTGCTGCGCGGCCGCGACCACGAAGGCATCCGCACCATGCTGGCCATGGGCATCGGCATGCTGGTGCTGGTGGCACCGCTGCAGGCCTTCGTGGGCGACCTGCACGGGCTGAACACGGCGCAGCACCAGCCCGCCAAGCTGGCTGCGCTGGAAGGGCATTGGGAGAACCGCCCCGGCGAAGCCGTGCCCCTGATCCTGTTCGGGCTACCGGACATGGAGGCGGAGCAGACACGCTATGCGGTGGAGATTCCGAACCTGGGGAGCGTGCTGCTGACACACAGCTGGGACGGCCAGTTTCCCGGCCTGAAGGAATTTCCCAAGGCCGACCGGCCCAATTCGCTGGTGGTGTTCTGGAGCTTCCGGCTGATGGTCGGCCTGGGCTTCCTGATGATCTTCATGGCCGCCTGGGGCGCCTGGCTGTTTCGCGGCCGTCGCATCTACCAGGCGCGCCGCTACCTGCGCTTCGCACTGGCGATGGGGCCGGCCGGCGTGGTCGCGATGCTGGCCGGCTGGGTGACCACGGAGGTGGGGCGGCAACCCTGGGTCGTCTATGGCGTGATGCGCACCGCCGACGCGGTGTCGGCGCACAGCGCCGCCCAGGTGGGCTTCACGCTGACGGTGTTCATCGTGGTGTATGCCTTCGTGTTCGGCGCCGGCACCGTCTACCTGCTGCGCATCATCGCCCGCGGCCCGGAAGTCCAGGAGAGCGAACCGCAAGGCGGCGCCGGCCGCATGCGCCAGCCGATGCGTCCGCTGTCAGGCGCCCCCGACCGCTTCGACGAACCGGCCGCCGGCGCGCAGGAAGGAGTCCCCCATGGGCATTGA
- a CDS encoding (2Fe-2S)-binding protein — MSKLQVNGKDLDVDADPAMPLLWVLRDTLGMTGTKFGCGQALCGACTVHLDGAPVRSCVTPVSAAAGKKLITIEAIGEDRIGKAVQAAWVKHDVAQCGYCQSGQVMSATALLRSKRFPTDAEINQAMAGNICRCGTYMRIRAAIRDAAVQLG, encoded by the coding sequence ATGAGCAAACTCCAAGTCAACGGCAAGGATCTCGACGTCGATGCCGACCCGGCCATGCCGCTTCTCTGGGTGCTGCGCGACACGCTCGGCATGACCGGCACCAAGTTCGGCTGTGGCCAGGCGCTGTGCGGCGCCTGCACTGTGCACCTCGACGGCGCGCCGGTGCGCTCCTGCGTGACACCGGTCTCGGCCGCCGCGGGCAAGAAGCTCATCACCATCGAAGCCATCGGCGAAGACCGCATCGGCAAGGCCGTGCAGGCCGCTTGGGTCAAGCACGACGTCGCGCAGTGCGGCTACTGCCAGAGCGGCCAGGTGATGAGCGCCACCGCGCTGCTCAGGAGCAAGCGCTTCCCCACCGACGCGGAAATCAACCAGGCCATGGCCGGGAACATCTGCCGCTGCGGCACATACATGCGCATCCGGGCCGCGATCCGGGATGCCGCGGTTCAGTTGGGTTAG
- a CDS encoding xanthine dehydrogenase family protein molybdopterin-binding subunit yields MHFDPAIAADLHHVLSHRVTAADGAAPLERRSFLKLGAAGFALGVFPLRSSSQTADALKPTQQPAAFVQIERDGTTTVAVNRLEFGQGAHTGLAMVLAEELDADWTKVRARHGDASPAYVDPAFGMHLTGGSNSIHNSYMQYRELGARMRAMLVAAAAQQWNTEPRFLRTENGAVTGPGGRRATYGELADAAMKQPVPQKIRLKDPKQFRLIGKPTRRLDARAKSTGQQAFGIDVRLPGMLTAVVAHPPVYGAKVKTVDDGAAKAVRGVKAVLRVPTDRGGVGVAVLADGYWPARQGRDALKLEWDTSGVERVDTAQLLVQYRELARQPGGLKHFDADLSELDHAPNRITAEFAFPYLAHAPMEPLNCTVAFDGQKAELWMGTQMPGFDAASAASTLGVAPEAVKVNTQMAGGGFGRRAISTSDYVVEACQVAKAARAAGLNAPVRTLWSREDDIKGGYYRPMHVHRAQIGFDVEGNILAWDHVIVGQSILKGTPFEEYLVKDGIDSTAVEGMREPYAIPMRLTVHHPQVNVPVLWWRSVGSTHTAYVMETLLDEVARASKQDPVALRLKLMGGKHPRHAAALKLAVEKSGYGKRKLAPGHAWGVALHESFNTVVAYVAEASIEKGVPKLHHVTAGVHCNLPVNPLSIETQIQGAALMGLSTCLPGNAITLKDGVVEQNNFGEYRVARMPDMPLIAVHIVPSAEPPTGIGEPGLPPLAPAYANAIARLTGKNAPRELPFATV; encoded by the coding sequence ATGCATTTCGATCCCGCCATCGCCGCGGACCTGCACCACGTTCTGTCGCACCGCGTGACTGCGGCGGACGGCGCCGCCCCGCTGGAGCGCCGCAGCTTCCTCAAGCTGGGCGCCGCCGGCTTCGCGCTGGGTGTGTTTCCGCTGCGCTCCTCCTCGCAGACCGCGGACGCCCTGAAGCCGACGCAGCAGCCGGCCGCCTTCGTGCAGATCGAGCGGGACGGCACCACCACGGTGGCGGTCAACCGCCTTGAGTTCGGCCAGGGCGCGCACACTGGGCTGGCGATGGTCCTGGCCGAGGAGCTCGACGCCGACTGGACCAAGGTGCGGGCCCGCCACGGCGACGCCTCGCCGGCCTATGTGGACCCGGCGTTCGGGATGCACCTGACGGGCGGGTCCAATTCGATCCACAACTCGTACATGCAGTACCGCGAGCTCGGAGCGCGCATGCGCGCGATGCTGGTCGCGGCGGCCGCGCAGCAGTGGAACACGGAGCCGCGGTTCCTGCGCACCGAAAACGGCGCCGTGACCGGCCCCGGCGGCCGGCGCGCGACCTACGGCGAACTGGCCGACGCCGCGATGAAGCAGCCGGTGCCGCAGAAGATCAGGCTGAAGGACCCCAAGCAGTTCCGCCTGATCGGCAAGCCCACGCGGCGACTGGACGCGCGTGCCAAGTCCACCGGGCAGCAGGCCTTTGGCATCGACGTGCGCCTGCCGGGCATGCTCACTGCCGTGGTGGCGCATCCGCCGGTCTACGGCGCCAAGGTGAAGACGGTGGACGACGGCGCGGCCAAGGCCGTGCGCGGCGTCAAGGCCGTGCTGCGCGTGCCCACCGACCGTGGCGGCGTCGGGGTGGCGGTGCTGGCCGACGGCTACTGGCCGGCCCGCCAGGGCCGCGACGCGCTCAAGCTCGAGTGGGACACCAGCGGCGTGGAGCGCGTGGACACGGCCCAGCTGCTGGTCCAGTACCGCGAGCTCGCGCGCCAGCCCGGCGGCCTGAAGCACTTCGACGCGGACCTCTCCGAGCTGGACCATGCGCCAAACCGGATCACGGCCGAGTTCGCCTTTCCCTACCTGGCGCATGCGCCGATGGAGCCGCTCAACTGCACCGTGGCTTTCGACGGCCAGAAGGCCGAGCTGTGGATGGGCACCCAGATGCCGGGCTTCGATGCCGCGTCCGCCGCCAGCACGCTGGGCGTGGCGCCCGAGGCGGTGAAGGTGAACACGCAGATGGCCGGCGGCGGCTTCGGCCGGCGCGCCATTTCCACCAGCGACTATGTGGTGGAGGCCTGCCAGGTCGCCAAGGCGGCGCGCGCGGCGGGGCTCAACGCGCCGGTGCGCACGCTGTGGAGCCGTGAGGACGACATCAAGGGCGGCTACTACCGGCCGATGCATGTACACCGGGCGCAGATCGGCTTCGACGTCGAGGGCAACATCCTGGCCTGGGACCATGTCATCGTCGGCCAGTCCATCCTCAAGGGCACGCCCTTCGAGGAATACCTGGTCAAGGACGGCATCGACAGCACGGCCGTCGAGGGCATGAGGGAGCCCTACGCGATCCCCATGCGCCTCACGGTGCACCACCCGCAGGTCAACGTGCCGGTGCTGTGGTGGCGCAGCGTCGGCTCCACCCACACCGCCTATGTGATGGAGACGCTGCTGGACGAGGTCGCACGCGCTTCGAAGCAGGATCCGGTGGCGCTGCGCCTGAAGCTGATGGGCGGCAAGCATCCGCGCCATGCGGCGGCGCTCAAGCTCGCCGTCGAGAAGTCGGGCTATGGCAAGCGCAAGCTCGCGCCGGGACATGCATGGGGCGTGGCCCTGCACGAATCGTTCAACACCGTGGTGGCCTATGTGGCGGAGGCGTCGATCGAAAAGGGCGTGCCCAAGCTGCACCACGTGACGGCCGGCGTGCACTGCAACCTGCCGGTGAACCCGCTCAGCATCGAGACGCAGATCCAGGGCGCCGCGCTGATGGGGCTGTCCACCTGCCTGCCCGGCAACGCGATCACGCTGAAGGACGGCGTCGTCGAGCAGAACAACTTCGGCGAATACCGCGTCGCGCGCATGCCGGACATGCCGCTGATCGCGGTGCACATCGTGCCCAGCGCCGAGCCGCCGACCGGCATCGGCGAACCGGGCCTGCCGCCACTGGCACCGGCGTATGCGAACGCGATCGCCCGGCTCACCGGCAAGAACGCGCCGCGGGAGTTGCCCTTCGCCACGGTCTAG
- a CDS encoding DUF6351 family protein, producing MKSPLGAQPAPVRSLSARTRGKRWLPLLAIGGLSAAALVACGGGGSDTPAVAVEPPVAATISVLSGPAKYVSGGDARIEIKLATADHANLELRLNGVPVTPKLVAGDNRLEGVINGLKNGDNVLEAFHKTRGVMTALTLANYPITGPIYSGPQQQPFVCTTTQGAVGKQPLVESASAPGFPVFDTAGNKIGYSQTCSIETFVTYWYRSTANSWKVLPSDGSTPADLAKTTMEDGRQVDFIVRQERGSINRFLYSFAMLVPRGENPASPNLSLWNGKLQYWFQGGVAIGHSQGSLHSGSMNPDILGKGHAIVHSSGNNTSTHYNMQVAAETAMMTKERFVERYGRPLYTYGLGGSGGAIQQYLLAQNQPGILDAALPVQSYPDMVTQTIHVGDCELLEHYMDVTDKTNAKWRVTKNRTWLVGMNAEDSVVDPLAAAKTQLGYSTAPGSSECVKAWRGLTPLAMNPWYGQASNQQLYEPQSDIAAIRWTHYDDLRNIYGVDATGAARPTWDNVGVQYGLKSMKEGKITPDEFLDVNFRVGGWKHPSQMVQEGFPFLGSLSAQNFDPWSRRNMNLSPSADAPAPRTAGDPIAMRAAHTSGMVFSGQIPLPTIDHRQYMERELDMHNVHQSFAVRKRVMQKMGNSDHLVIWFTDTVPGTPKASQSFEAIAVMDEWMANIRANPTRTVAQNRPARAVDSCFDVTGKLMHSGPDVWDGIINDKPKGACTLAFPMFSTSRVVAGAPLEGGIYKCALKSVDAALADGSYAPWMPNAAAVAKLKQVFPDGVCDYSKPDQARPS from the coding sequence ATGAAATCACCCCTGGGCGCGCAGCCCGCGCCTGTCCGATCCCTGTCCGCGCGCACGCGCGGCAAGCGCTGGCTGCCGCTGCTGGCCATTGGCGGCTTGAGTGCCGCGGCGCTGGTGGCCTGCGGCGGTGGCGGCAGCGACACCCCGGCGGTGGCCGTGGAGCCGCCCGTGGCCGCCACAATCAGTGTGCTGTCCGGCCCGGCGAAGTACGTCTCCGGCGGCGATGCGCGCATCGAGATCAAGCTGGCCACGGCCGACCATGCCAACCTGGAGCTGCGCCTCAACGGCGTCCCCGTGACGCCGAAACTGGTGGCGGGCGACAACCGCCTCGAGGGCGTCATCAACGGCCTGAAGAACGGCGACAACGTGCTGGAGGCCTTCCACAAGACGCGCGGCGTGATGACCGCCTTGACGCTCGCCAACTACCCGATCACCGGTCCGATCTATTCCGGACCGCAGCAGCAGCCCTTCGTCTGCACGACCACCCAGGGCGCCGTCGGCAAGCAGCCCCTGGTCGAGTCGGCGAGCGCGCCGGGCTTCCCGGTGTTCGATACCGCGGGCAACAAGATCGGCTACAGCCAGACCTGCTCGATCGAGACCTTCGTGACCTACTGGTACCGCAGCACCGCGAACTCCTGGAAGGTGCTGCCCAGCGACGGCTCGACGCCGGCCGACCTGGCCAAGACGACGATGGAAGATGGCCGCCAGGTCGACTTCATCGTCCGCCAGGAGCGCGGCTCGATCAACCGCTTCCTCTACAGCTTCGCCATGCTGGTGCCGCGCGGCGAGAACCCGGCGTCTCCCAACCTGAGCCTGTGGAACGGCAAGCTGCAGTACTGGTTCCAGGGCGGCGTGGCCATCGGCCATTCGCAAGGCTCGCTGCACAGCGGGTCCATGAACCCCGACATCCTCGGCAAGGGCCATGCCATCGTCCATTCGAGCGGCAACAACACCAGCACCCACTACAACATGCAGGTGGCTGCCGAGACGGCGATGATGACCAAGGAACGCTTCGTCGAGCGTTATGGCAGGCCGCTGTACACCTACGGCCTCGGCGGCTCGGGCGGCGCCATCCAGCAGTACCTGCTGGCGCAGAACCAGCCCGGCATCCTGGACGCGGCGCTGCCGGTGCAGTCCTACCCGGACATGGTGACGCAGACCATCCACGTCGGCGACTGCGAACTGCTCGAGCACTACATGGACGTGACGGACAAGACCAACGCCAAGTGGCGGGTCACCAAGAACCGCACCTGGCTGGTCGGCATGAACGCGGAGGACAGCGTGGTCGACCCGCTCGCCGCGGCCAAGACGCAGCTGGGCTACAGCACGGCACCGGGTTCGTCCGAATGCGTCAAGGCGTGGCGTGGCCTGACGCCGCTGGCCATGAATCCGTGGTACGGCCAGGCGTCGAACCAGCAGCTCTACGAGCCGCAGAGCGACATCGCCGCCATCCGCTGGACCCACTACGACGACCTGCGCAACATCTACGGCGTCGACGCCACCGGCGCCGCTCGCCCGACCTGGGACAACGTGGGCGTGCAGTACGGCCTGAAGTCGATGAAGGAGGGCAAGATCACGCCCGACGAATTCCTGGATGTCAACTTCCGGGTCGGCGGCTGGAAGCATCCGAGCCAGATGGTGCAGGAAGGCTTCCCGTTCCTGGGTTCGCTCAGCGCGCAGAACTTCGACCCCTGGAGCCGGCGCAACATGAACCTGAGCCCGTCGGCCGACGCGCCGGCGCCGCGCACCGCGGGCGACCCGATCGCCATGCGTGCGGCCCACACCTCGGGCATGGTGTTCAGCGGCCAGATCCCGCTGCCGACCATCGACCACCGCCAGTACATGGAGCGTGAGCTCGACATGCACAACGTGCACCAGTCGTTCGCGGTGCGCAAGCGCGTGATGCAGAAGATGGGCAACTCGGACCACCTGGTCATCTGGTTCACCGACACCGTGCCCGGCACGCCCAAGGCCAGCCAGTCGTTCGAGGCGATCGCGGTGATGGACGAGTGGATGGCCAACATCCGCGCCAATCCGACCAGGACTGTCGCCCAGAACCGGCCGGCACGGGCCGTGGACAGTTGCTTCGACGTCACCGGCAAGCTGATGCATTCCGGCCCGGACGTCTGGGACGGCATCATCAACGACAAGCCCAAGGGCGCGTGCACGCTGGCCTTCCCGATGTTCAGCACCTCGCGCGTCGTCGCCGGCGCGCCGCTCGAAGGCGGCATCTACAAGTGCGCGCTGAAGTCGGTCGACGCGGCATTGGCCGACGGCTCCTACGCGCCGTGGATGCCCAATGCCGCAGCGGTCGCCAAGCTGAAGCAGGTCTTCCCGGACGGCGTCTGCGACTACAGCAAGCCCGACCAGGCCCGCCCGTCCTGA
- a CDS encoding response regulator transcription factor, whose product MIRLLIIDDHAMFRAGLRKVFGDEQDIEVVDEAGDWRDGLAKLERHAVDVLLLDINLPDRSGLEVLDVLRPRFPGLRTIVLSMYCEPQYAMRAMRSGACGYVAKDMEVDELVAAIRHVARGERFVTPSIAASMLDAIDGEAASPHKRLSPRESQILRLMVAGEALTVIGSQLIINVKTVSTYRRRILAKLGVSSNAELVQYAMRHRLVD is encoded by the coding sequence ATGATCAGGCTCCTCATCATCGACGACCATGCGATGTTCCGCGCCGGCCTGCGCAAGGTCTTCGGCGACGAACAGGACATCGAGGTGGTCGACGAGGCGGGCGACTGGCGCGACGGACTCGCCAAGCTCGAACGGCATGCCGTGGACGTGCTGCTGCTGGACATCAACCTGCCCGACCGCAGCGGCCTGGAGGTGCTGGACGTCCTGCGCCCGCGGTTTCCCGGCCTGCGCACCATCGTGCTCAGCATGTACTGCGAGCCCCAGTACGCGATGCGCGCCATGCGCTCGGGCGCCTGCGGCTATGTCGCCAAGGACATGGAGGTGGACGAACTGGTCGCGGCGATCCGCCACGTGGCCCGCGGCGAACGCTTCGTCACCCCTTCCATCGCGGCATCGATGCTCGACGCCATCGATGGCGAGGCCGCTTCGCCGCACAAGCGGCTGTCGCCGCGCGAGTCGCAGATCCTGCGCCTGATGGTCGCCGGCGAAGCGCTCACCGTGATCGGTTCGCAGCTGATCATCAACGTCAAGACGGTCAGCACCTACCGGCGGCGCATCCTGGCCAAGCTGGGGGTCTCCTCCAACGCCGAACTGGTGCAATACGCGATGCGGCACCGGCTGGTGGATTGA
- a CDS encoding PAS domain-containing sensor histidine kinase, with amino-acid sequence MEQSVAGVYIIQDEHFQYANATFAGMGGYKPEELIGRRLKDCVPLDFADEVMDRYNKRITGEVPSMRFITRGLHVNGEVVYIEVHGQQMEFRGRPAVVGVGVNVTEHVLRDDQLRRSRSEYRQLAAYLDTVREEQRAEYAREVHDVLGGILTSMKLDVGRITRRSDSAEVRTIAADLNSLVSEAIESVREISETMRPQSLDHLGLGAAIATHLERFRERSGLRTTLTPPSFDVPLSRPRATAAFRIFQEALTNIARHAGAGHVAVRFSSDLESFSLEIIDDGCGMELEAAPSSQRPVRHALGLMTMRERAHQIGGTLSIESTPGKGTRVLLQAPLIDNVFLVA; translated from the coding sequence GTGGAACAGTCGGTCGCCGGCGTCTACATCATCCAGGACGAGCACTTCCAGTACGCCAACGCCACCTTCGCCGGCATGGGCGGATACAAGCCGGAGGAATTGATCGGCCGGCGCCTGAAGGATTGCGTGCCCCTGGACTTCGCCGACGAAGTCATGGACCGCTACAACAAGCGCATCACCGGCGAGGTGCCGAGCATGCGCTTCATCACCCGCGGGCTGCATGTCAACGGCGAGGTGGTCTACATCGAGGTGCACGGCCAGCAGATGGAGTTCCGCGGCCGGCCCGCGGTGGTGGGCGTGGGTGTCAACGTCACCGAACACGTGCTGCGCGACGACCAGTTGCGCCGCTCGCGGTCGGAATACCGGCAGCTCGCCGCCTACCTCGACACGGTCAGGGAGGAGCAGCGCGCCGAGTACGCCCGCGAGGTGCACGACGTGCTCGGCGGCATCCTCACCTCGATGAAGCTGGATGTGGGCCGTATCACGCGGCGCTCCGATTCGGCCGAAGTGCGCACCATCGCCGCCGACCTGAACTCGCTGGTGTCGGAAGCCATCGAAAGCGTCCGCGAGATCTCGGAGACGATGCGGCCGCAGTCGCTGGACCACCTCGGGCTGGGGGCCGCCATCGCCACGCACCTGGAGCGCTTTCGCGAGCGCTCGGGCCTGCGCACCACGCTCACGCCGCCGTCCTTCGACGTGCCGCTGTCGCGGCCCCGCGCCACCGCGGCCTTCCGCATCTTCCAGGAGGCGCTCACCAACATCGCGCGCCACGCCGGGGCCGGCCATGTGGCCGTGCGCTTCAGCTCCGACCTCGAGAGCTTCAGCCTCGAGATCATCGACGACGGCTGCGGCATGGAACTGGAGGCCGCGCCGTCGTCGCAGCGTCCGGTGCGCCACGCCCTGGGCCTCATGACCATGCGCGAGCGCGCCCACCAGATCGGCGGCACGCTCAGCATCGAGTCGACGCCGGGCAAGGGCACGCGCGTGCTGCTGCAGGCGCCCCTGATCGACAACGTGTTCCTGGTGGCATGA
- a CDS encoding CBS domain-containing protein produces the protein MTTVADILKSKSIRTVHTIEAAASALDAVKRMTDANVGALVVLDQGQVIGILSERDCARKVILSARAAAQTPVREIMSAPVLVVQSSRTNDECMALMTENRLRHLPVVDDRRLVGMVSIGDLVKQAVADQRFVIEQLEHYISGDRG, from the coding sequence ATGACGACAGTCGCCGACATCTTGAAGTCGAAGTCCATCCGGACGGTTCACACCATCGAGGCGGCGGCCTCGGCGTTGGATGCGGTCAAACGGATGACCGACGCCAATGTAGGGGCGCTGGTCGTTCTCGACCAGGGACAGGTCATCGGCATCCTTTCCGAGCGCGACTGCGCCCGCAAGGTCATCCTGTCGGCCCGCGCGGCCGCCCAGACCCCGGTGCGCGAGATCATGTCGGCACCGGTCCTGGTCGTTCAATCGAGTCGCACGAACGACGAGTGCATGGCCTTGATGACCGAGAACCGGCTGCGCCACCTGCCCGTGGTGGATGACCGCCGCTTGGTTGGCATGGTCTCGATCGGGGACCTGGTCAAGCAGGCGGTCGCCGACCAGAGGTTCGTCATCGAGCAACTGGAGCACTACATCAGCGGCGACCGCGGCTGA
- a CDS encoding KGG domain-containing protein, translating to MPLQDLNSERSEHPSATPRRALRGFAAMDPQRQREIASLGGRAAHQSGHAHEFTSEEARAAGRKRHARGERSSA from the coding sequence ATGCCCCTGCAAGACCTCAACAGCGAGCGCAGCGAGCACCCGTCGGCCACGCCCCGCCGTGCGCTGCGTGGCTTTGCCGCCATGGATCCCCAGCGCCAGCGGGAGATCGCCAGCCTGGGCGGGCGCGCTGCCCACCAGAGCGGCCATGCCCACGAGTTCACCAGCGAGGAAGCGCGCGCCGCCGGGCGCAAGCGCCACGCGCGCGGCGAACGCAGCTCTGCCTGA
- a CDS encoding sigma-54-dependent transcriptional regulator has translation MGHALIVEDDADSAKMMAALVGAHGFSAATARSLQDARRQMAMQQPDVVLLDLMLPDGNGMALLDEQDLIGNSEVVLVTGHASLETSIQALRYGATDYLIKPVSAKHLQSILSRVTRPSVLRAEVDHLLDDLRQSSCFGHLVGTSEPMRRVYEQIARVAGTSVTVLLAGESGTGKELVARTVHDLSRRRSRPFLAVNCGAISPNLIESEIFGHERGSFTGAERQHLGFFERAHGGTLFLDEVTEMSPALQVKLLRVLESGTFMRVGSTTPQETDVRVVAATNRDPDEAVSSGALRRDLFYRLNVFPIDMPPLRERQEDLPLLVQHFLQEMGQREGALKHATPAALQRLAQYRWPGNVRELRNALQRAYVMTTGDEITDQWLPRDVLVEPAAAASRREMLEVQVGTPLAEVEKRVILATLEHFGHQKERTAAALGVSLKTLYNRLKEYGL, from the coding sequence ATGGGACACGCACTCATCGTCGAGGACGATGCCGATTCCGCGAAGATGATGGCCGCGCTGGTCGGCGCGCACGGATTCTCCGCGGCGACGGCGCGCTCGCTGCAGGATGCGCGCCGGCAGATGGCCATGCAGCAGCCCGACGTCGTCCTGCTCGACCTGATGCTGCCTGACGGCAACGGCATGGCGCTGCTGGACGAGCAGGACCTGATCGGCAACTCCGAGGTCGTTCTCGTGACTGGGCACGCCAGCCTGGAAACTTCGATCCAGGCCTTGCGCTACGGCGCGACGGATTACCTGATCAAGCCGGTCAGCGCCAAGCATCTGCAAAGCATCCTGTCGCGCGTGACGCGGCCGTCGGTGCTGCGCGCAGAGGTGGATCACCTGCTGGACGACCTGCGACAGAGTTCCTGCTTCGGCCACCTGGTCGGCACATCGGAGCCGATGCGCCGCGTCTACGAGCAGATCGCACGGGTGGCGGGCACCTCCGTCACCGTGTTGCTGGCCGGGGAGAGCGGGACCGGCAAGGAACTCGTCGCGCGCACCGTGCACGACCTCAGCCGCCGCCGGTCAAGGCCGTTCCTCGCCGTCAACTGCGGTGCGATTTCGCCGAACCTGATCGAGAGCGAGATCTTCGGCCACGAGCGCGGCAGCTTCACCGGAGCGGAGCGCCAGCACCTAGGCTTCTTCGAGCGCGCCCATGGCGGCACGCTGTTCCTCGACGAGGTGACCGAGATGTCGCCCGCGCTGCAGGTCAAGCTGCTACGGGTGCTGGAATCAGGCACCTTCATGCGCGTGGGCTCGACCACGCCGCAGGAGACCGACGTGCGGGTCGTCGCGGCCACCAACCGCGACCCGGACGAAGCGGTGTCCAGCGGCGCGCTGCGGCGCGACCTGTTCTACCGCCTGAACGTGTTTCCGATCGACATGCCGCCGCTGCGCGAGCGGCAGGAAGACCTGCCGCTGCTGGTGCAGCATTTCTTGCAGGAGATGGGCCAGCGGGAGGGTGCCCTCAAGCACGCCACGCCGGCGGCGCTCCAACGCCTGGCGCAGTACCGGTGGCCGGGTAACGTGCGTGAACTGCGAAACGCGTTGCAGCGCGCCTATGTCATGACCACCGGCGACGAGATCACCGACCAATGGCTGCCGCGCGACGTGCTCGTGGAGCCCGCGGCGGCCGCCAGCCGCCGTGAGATGCTCGAAGTCCAGGTCGGCACGCCGCTGGCGGAGGTCGAGAAGCGGGTCATCCTGGCCACGCTGGAACACTTCGGCCACCAGAAGGAACGCACCGCCGCCGCCCTGGGCGTCAGCCTGAAGACGCTCTACAACCGGCTCAAGGAGTACGGCCTCTAA